ACTTCTTCCACACTGAAGTTGTTCCGCGGCGCAAAGGGTATGGACAGGCCTATGATCTTGTTTACCGCCGCATAACCGCCGGTTTTCTTTAGCCAGGCCAGCGGACTGGCCAAGGTGGCCTTTGGGTCTGTGCTGGCGACCCACTGGCCAGTGGCGCCGATAAGGTTGTCGATAATTGCCATTCACTCGCTCCGAATTCTTGGTCGAAGCCGATGATTACAATGGTCTCTGGCAGCCGCAAGAATCTTTTACAATTTTTTTGGACATCGTCTGATTTATTTTTGAATTTATGTTCTAAAGTGAGGGTGGCTGCCTGAATTACGGCTGCTTTTTTGCCGGTTTTTCCAGTATTAAGAAAGGATTTCTGATTTGGAATGTTCTCTGCCCGCCTTCAGGAACTTGTTCCGGTTGCCCAAACTGGCCATCTTCCTCGCTCTGCTCGGTCTGTGCCTTGAAGTGGCCCCCATCGCAGCCTCAACCTCAACGTCCGGCATTACGGGGGCAGCCAGTCGTGACTATGTTCTCTGGTACAGGAATTATGACAGCCCGGCTATTCGTGCGCTTGTCGAGCTTGCATTAGAGAAAACGCCGGAATATGGCGACTCCCGGGTTATTCGCAGTGAAGAACTGAGTCAGGGGCGCGTGCTCCGCGAACTGGCAGATGGCCAGTCTCGCCTGGTTGATATCGCCAATGTAGCCACCTCGGCCGAGCGGGAAGAGTTTCTGACCGCGATTCCTTTCCCGGTTGATGGTGGCCTTCTGGGCTTTCGCGTCTGCGTGGTGTTGCCGCAATCTCTGCCCAAGTTCGCCGACATAAAGAATCTGGATGACTTTCGAGCCAGCCAGATCTGGATCGGTCAGGGCTCACACTGGCCAGACACGCCGGTGCTGGAGGCAAATGGTATTCCGGTGGTGACGCACTCGCGATACGAAATACTGTTCGGGATGCTCCGTAACGAACGCTTTGATTGTTTCGCCCGCGGCGTGAGTGAGGTCCTGTACGATCTGGAAATGGAGCAGGATCCCAATCTGGTGATTGAGCCCAATCTCCTGATCGCCTACCCCATGCCGTCCTATCTGTTCGTTGGCCCAGACGACCAGGAGACCGCTCATCGCCTGCAGCTCGGCATTGAGCGCGCCATCCATGATGGGAGTTTCAGCGAGTTCCTGAAGCGCTACTACTCCCGTGCTGTCAAGGAGCTCAACCTGAGCCAACGCCGGGTAATTGCCCTCGAGAACCCGTACCTGAGTGAGGAATCCCGATACATAGGGCGCAGCACCCTTGAGAATCTGCGCCGGCGCCTCGAGATCCTCAGCCGCTAGGTTTTCCTGCTATACCCGGAACCGGGAGACGTTCTGGTTCAGGGCCTTGCCAATGCTCTCTATCTGCCCGCTGTAAACGTCATTTTCCGTGGCTGCGGCGGCCGCTTCCTGCCCCTGATCCGCGATTCTCGTAATCGACGAGTTTAGCTCTTCGGTCACCGACGTCTGCTCTTCGGAGGCCGTGGCAATCTGCGACGTCATCTGGCTGATCGAGGTAATGGCTTCGGCAATCCGGTTCAGGGCCTCCATGGCATCCTGGGCTTTTTCCATGCTGACACTGGAAACCGCAGTTGACGCTTTCATTACATCAACCGCATCGTTAGCGCCTTTCTGCAGACGCTCGATCATATTGTTGATTTCCTCGGTGCTGGATTGGGTGCGTTGGGCAAGGTTGCGCACCTCGTCGGCCACCACCGCAAAGCCCCGCCCTGCCTCGCCGGCCCGTGCGGCTTCAATAGCAGCATTCAGCGCAAGCAGGTTGGTTTGTTCGGCAATGCCCTGAATCACTTCCAGGACAGTCGTGATTGAAGCGACATCCTTGCCGAGTGTGTCGATGACTTCAGCCGCCGCGTTGACCTCCCTCGAGAGCTTCTGCACCGCATCCCGGGAGGCGGCGACGGTCTCAAGCGATGCCCGGCTGTCGCCGTCGGCAGTATTGGCGGCGTCGGCTGTCTGTTGGGCGTTCTGTGCGATTTCGCCTGCGGCCGCCGACATTTCGTTGATGGCGGTGGCCACCATGTCGATCTCGACCTGCTGGCTCTCCACGCTTGAACGGCTGGTGCTGGCTGTGTCTCTCAGGGAGCTGACATTCTGGCCCAGCTCCGCACTGCCCTGCTGTACGTCCCGGACGACGTTCTGGATATTCTCGACAAACCGGTTGAAGCTTCTGGCCAGCTCACCAAATTCGTCTTTTGCACTGTCGTCAAGGCGCTGGGTCAGATCTGCATCGCCGCTACCGATGTCTCCCATGGCTTTGTTCAGACGACGAACAGGCGCCATAAGCACCTTGATGCCCAGATGCAGAATGACCAGTGAAACGATCAGGCCAATGACTGCCATGATCAGACCGGTCATGCGGGCACTCTGAACCGGCGCGTTGATCTTGTCTGCATTCACAAAAGTGCCCAGATACCACTCCACGCCGCGGGCATCGCTGATTGGATGGAAGCTGGCCTCCCAGTTCCCCTCTTCATTGTTATATTCGTGGGCAGCTCCGCCGAGGTCCGGGCTGCCGCCAATCAAAGCATTGATGTTCTTGCCCACAAGCGCCTGCTGAGGGTGGAACAGAACGGTTCCGCGTTCGTTGATCAAGGCTGCGTAGCCGGTATCCGCCAGGGTTACAGTAGAAAGGGTTTCCGCGATAGCGCCCAGACCGATATCTGCGCCGGCCACGCCTTCGTAGTCACCGCGCTTCACAGGCGCAAGCGTGGAGATAATCATGTCGTTGGTGCTGGCATCCTGGTACGGTTCGGTAAATGAGGCGCTTCCAAGGCTCATGGCCTTCTTGTACCAGGGACGTTCGCGGGGGTCGTAATCAGACGGCAGGGTTGCATTGGCTTCCGGCGATTTCATCAGCATGTAGCCGTCGGTGCGGCCCACATACACATCGCGAAACCCTCCACCGGTCGTAATGGCCTGGAGCACAACACGCGCCTCTTCATCATTCTTGGCGCTTTCCAACGCTTTGGCAGTGGCTTCGGTCATCACCAGCCGGGTATTGAGCCATTCGGCAATGCTTGAGGTGCTTTGCTGCACTGTGTCGTCAATCAGCGCGTCTACATAGGTTTTCGTGGTGTTCTGCAGCCGTAAATCGCCAGAGAGGGTGAAAGCCCCCATAACCAAAAGCAACAGAATACCGAAAGCAGTCAGGAGCTTTTGCCCGAATGTCAGCTGCACGGTCAAATCCTCAGCAATGAAAATTGATATTCGTTAATTTGTCTTTCGGCCTGCGGTGCGAAGTCTTTAGCGGCTTCTGTTAAACTTTCTAAGTATTGACGCAAATGCCGAGCTTGTCCTACTCCATAACGAACGGGAGCCGAACTGAATGGCCCATGAAGAACTGCACCTCAACCTCCGGAACCTGAAGCTTGAAGATTACGAACAGCTTCAAAAGCTTATGGACCGCGTTTACGACGACATCGGAGGCGCCTGGCCCAAGGACACGATCAAAGCTCTGGTGGAACAGTTTCCAGACGGCCAGATCTGCATTGAGGAAAGTGGCCAGCTGGTAGCAGTTGCGCTGACGGTTTCCGTAAAATACGACCGATTCAGCAACCCCCATACCTACGATGACCTGATCCTTCGCAACGAGAAGATCTGGCACAACGCCAATGGCGATTCGCTTTACGGTCTGGATGTTTTTATTCACCCGGATTACCGGGGTTACCGGCTCGGGCGTCGTCTCTATGAGGCCCGGAAAGAACTCTGCCGCTCCATGAACCTCAGGGGCATCCTGGCTGGCGGCCGCATACCCAACTACTTCAAGTATGCCGAGCAGTATTCCCCCGAGGAGTACATCCAGCGCGTGGATCGCAAGGAAATCTACGATCCGATCCTGAGCTTCCAGCTTTCCAATGATTTCCAGGTCACCCGGCTGATGCATAAATACCTGCCGGAGGATGAGAAATCGATGGGCTACGCCACCCTGTTGGAGTGGCGCAACATCCTTTACACCCCGCCTTCTCCGGTCCTCAGCGTCAAGAAGACGCAGGTGAGGCTTGGTGCCGTGCAGTGGCAGATGCGGGAATTCACCTCCGTTGAAGAAGTTCTAAAGCAGGTGGAATACTTCGTGGATGCGCTGTCTGATTACAAGAGTGACTTCGCTATCTTCCCGGAATTCTTCAACGCGCCGCTGATGGGGCTTACGGACCAGATGGACCAGACCCGCGCCATTCGCTTCCTCGCCGGGTTTACCCAGCAGTTCAAGGAAGAAATGTCTGAAATGGCGGTGAGCTACAACATCAACATCATCACGGGCTCCATGCCGTTGATCGAAAATGACCGGGTGTACAACGTTTCCTATCTCTGCCACCGGGATGGCCGAGTGGACGAGCAGCGCAAGGTTCACATTACGCCCCATGAACGGCGCGACTGGGTTATTGAAGGTGGTAACCAGTTCGAGGTCTTTGAAACCGACGCCGGCCGGGTCGCTATCATGATCTGCTACGACATAGAATTCCCGGAGCTGGGGCGAATTGCTGCCAGCCAGGAAGTCGATATCATCATGGTGCCCTTCTGGACCGATACCAAGAATGGCTACTTGCGGGTTCGCCAGTGTGCACAGGCGCGGGCGATCGAAAACGAGTGTTATGTCGTAATCACCGGCAGCGTGGGCAACTTGCCGAAAGTCGAGAACCTGGACGTCCAGTACGCGCAGTCCTCCGTATTCTCGCCATCGGATTTCGCCTTCCCCCACGATGCGGTGATGGCCGAAACCACGCCCAATACGGAGATGATCATGTTCTCCGATATGGACCTGGAAAAGTTGAAGCTGGTTCGCAACGAGGGGTCTGTCACTAACCTGAAAGATCGCCGCGTTGATATGTACGAGCTGAAAACAAAGTAAACTGGCCTGATCTGCCGTAAAAGATTGTTAAAAAACTGCCTTAGCGGTGGAGCGTATGGCACTGATGGCGTTGCAAAACCAAAGTCCAGTGTCTATTGTTTAATCAATATCCAGCCTGTCTCCCCATGAGACAGGTTGCTGTGGATACGGACATCACCAGAGAAGTTGATTCATGAACGAAGCATTGCCGGATCTTGTCGCCCGATTTCGAATCAGACAGGGCCTTTTTCGAAAGGAACTTGTCGAGGCAGCCCTCTACGAACTGGACGGCTATGGATGCGTGATGAAAACCGACAAGGTGTTCAACCCCGGTGATACCGTGGTGCTGGATCTCGTGATGGACATGCCGTTTGACAAGATCCGTGCGGAAGGTCTGTCCGGGCTGGTCACCGAACGCAGAAAACACTGCAGCAATTTCTTCTACTCCATCGATTTCGTGGAACTCGACTCCAACGGTGGCTCGTCCCTGGCGGAGAAGCTTCGCAGAATTCGGGAAGTGGTATCCAAAAAGCAGTCACTCAAGTCACGTCGTTCCCCAGGCTCCATTTCCGGTTTCCGGCAAATGGCCTGATTCTGATTTTTCGTTGAAACCTGTCCGTAAGGAGACAATCCATGGCGAAGAAAGCCAAACAGAACGTTGATAAGATCGTGAAGAAGGTCAACAAGGAGTTCGAAAAGACCTCCGCCCAGATCGAAGGTCTGGTGAACGATGCACTGAAGCAGTTCGACAGTCTGCAGAATCAGGTTCAGGAGCCAGTACGCAAACTGCTCAAGGAAATTGACGAACTTCGCGACCGTGAGATGAAGCGTTTCCACGAAGAGTTTGAACGCCGCCTTGACGAATTTCACGAACTTCAGAGCAGTATTCTTGAACGTCTGGGTGTTGCCTCCAAGGAGGCGGGCAAGGAAGTGAAGAAACTCACCGACGAAGTGAGCAAAGAAGCCGGCTCCGCCGCTAAAAAAGCAGCCCCGAAGAAAGCCGCCAAACCGGCCGCCAAAGCAAAAGCCGCTGCCAGCAAGCCTGCTGCCAAAAAGCCGGCTGCCAAGAAACCTGCCGCCAGGAAAGCGCCTGCGGCCAAAGCGGCCAAGCCGGTGGACAAGAGCGACCTGACACTGGTCAAAGGCATTGGTCCTGCCACTGCCAAGAAGATGAAGGACGCTGGAATCACTTCCATCGACCAGATCGCAAATCCTTCTGCAGCAGACCAGGAAAAGCTGAAGGCTTTCTCCAACGTCAAGGGATACAGCCAATTTACAGCTGAAGCCAAGAAAATCAGCTAATGCGAACGCCTGACCAGCCTGTATTACGGGACATTGTCCTGATTGGCGGCGGGCACAGCCACGTCGGGGTACTCAAACGGTTCGCCATGAACCCGGTCCCCGGCGTGCGCCTGACCCTCATCTGCCGCGACACCCACACCCCCTATTCCGGCATGTTGCCTGGCTATGTGGCCGGCCACTACAGCTACGATGATGTCCATATAGATCTGAGCCGCCTGGCAGAATACGCCGGTGCGCGCTTTTATCGTGCCGAAGCCATGGGCATCGACCGGGAACGCAAGCGGGTTATCTGTCGGGGGCGCCCGGACGTACCCTACGATATTCTTTCCATCAACATTGGTTCCTCGCCGCGGGTTAACGAAGTGGAAGGCGCCTCCGATCATGCCGTGCCGGTGAAGCCGATTACCGGTTTCAACAACCGCTGGCTTGCGCTGCTCTCCCGGATCGAGAACCACGAAGGCCCCCTGACGGTGGCGGTTGTCGGAGCGGGTGCCGGTGGTGTTGAGCTCACCCTGGCAATGCAGTTCCGGCTCAAGAACGAATTGAAACAGCGTGGCAAAGACCCTGGGCAGCTCCATTTCCACCTGTTTGACGCAGCAAGCGAAATCCTGCCCACTCACAATCCGAAGGTTCGCGAGGTTTTCCGCAGGACGCTGGCGGAACGCGGTGTGAAGGTGCACCTGGGGTCCCCGGTAAGCAAGGTTCAGGAAGGGCTATTGATCACCGAATCCGGTGAAACCCTGCAAACCGACGAAGTGCTCTGGGTAACGCGGGCTGGCGGACCGGAGTGGTTGAAGGATACTGGCCTCGCCCTGGATGACGGACTGTTCCTCCGTGTGCGGGATACCTTGCAGGTGGAAAACGACGACAGCATTTTCGCTGCCGGCGACATCGCCAATGTACTGAACCATCCCCGGGAGAAAGCGGGTGTGTTCGCGGTAAGGCAAGGCCCACCGCTGGCTGACAACCTCAAGCGCCTGGCGACTGGCAAGGATCCAAAGGATTTCTACCCCCAGAAAAAATGGCTGGCGCTGATCAGCACCGGCGATAAATACGCGGTTGCTTCCCGTGGGGATACCCAGTTCGACGGCGCCTGGGTGTGGCGATGGAAGGACTGGATCGATCGCCGGTTCATGAAAAAGTTCAACGATCTCCCTCCCATGGAGGAAGAATCCAAATTGCCGGATACCGCGGCGGCCCAGAATGCCGAGGAGGCTTCCCAGGCAATCTCAGCCGTTGCCATGCGATGCGGGGGTTGTGGTGCCAAGGTGGGCAGTACAGTGCTTTCGCGGGCCCTGGGGGAACTCAAGCCCATTGAACGCGACGATATCCTCATCGGCCTTCACGCCCCGGACGATGCAGCCGTCCTGAAGGTACCGCCGGGCAAAGCCGTGGTTCACACGGTGGATTTCTTCCGCGCATTTATCGACGATCCCTACATCTTCGGTAAAGTCGCTGCGAATCATAGCCTGGGTGACGTGTTTGCCATGGGCGCCGAGGCACAAAGTGCTACCGCTGTTGCTACCGTGCCCTACGGCATTGAATCCAAGGTGGAGGACGTGGTCTACCAGATGATGTCCGGTGCCGTGGAAGTGCTGAACGAAGCCGGTTGTGCCCTTGTTGGCGGGCATACCGGTGAAGGCAAGGAACTGGCCCTGGGCTTTGCGGTTAACGGCCTGATCGACCCGGAAGAGGTCATGAGCAAAGGTGGCCTGAAAGCCGGAGACGCTCTGATCCTCACCAAGCCCATCGGCACGGGTACCCTGTTCGCTGCTCACGCAAAGCTGGCTGCGAAAGGCCGGTGGATCGACTCTGCCCTCGCCTCCATGGTGCAATCCAACAAGGCCGCGGCAGACTGTCTCCGTAAGTTTGGCTCCAAAGCGTGCACGGACGTGACCGGGTTCGGCCTGCTTGGGCATCTGGTTGAAATGACCAAACCTTCGGGCGTCGATGCCGAGCTGGACCTGTCTGCCATACCGATTCTTCCGGGCGCCGAGGAGACCGCAGCCGCCGGGATCCTCAGCTCCCTGCAACCGGCCAATATCCGCTTGCGCCGGGGG
This genomic stretch from Marinobacter salsuginis harbors:
- a CDS encoding bifunctional GNAT family N-acetyltransferase/carbon-nitrogen hydrolase family protein — its product is MAHEELHLNLRNLKLEDYEQLQKLMDRVYDDIGGAWPKDTIKALVEQFPDGQICIEESGQLVAVALTVSVKYDRFSNPHTYDDLILRNEKIWHNANGDSLYGLDVFIHPDYRGYRLGRRLYEARKELCRSMNLRGILAGGRIPNYFKYAEQYSPEEYIQRVDRKEIYDPILSFQLSNDFQVTRLMHKYLPEDEKSMGYATLLEWRNILYTPPSPVLSVKKTQVRLGAVQWQMREFTSVEEVLKQVEYFVDALSDYKSDFAIFPEFFNAPLMGLTDQMDQTRAIRFLAGFTQQFKEEMSEMAVSYNINIITGSMPLIENDRVYNVSYLCHRDGRVDEQRKVHITPHERRDWVIEGGNQFEVFETDAGRVAIMICYDIEFPELGRIAASQEVDIIMVPFWTDTKNGYLRVRQCAQARAIENECYVVITGSVGNLPKVENLDVQYAQSSVFSPSDFAFPHDAVMAETTPNTEMIMFSDMDLEKLKLVRNEGSVTNLKDRRVDMYELKTK
- the selD gene encoding selenide, water dikinase SelD: MRTPDQPVLRDIVLIGGGHSHVGVLKRFAMNPVPGVRLTLICRDTHTPYSGMLPGYVAGHYSYDDVHIDLSRLAEYAGARFYRAEAMGIDRERKRVICRGRPDVPYDILSINIGSSPRVNEVEGASDHAVPVKPITGFNNRWLALLSRIENHEGPLTVAVVGAGAGGVELTLAMQFRLKNELKQRGKDPGQLHFHLFDAASEILPTHNPKVREVFRRTLAERGVKVHLGSPVSKVQEGLLITESGETLQTDEVLWVTRAGGPEWLKDTGLALDDGLFLRVRDTLQVENDDSIFAAGDIANVLNHPREKAGVFAVRQGPPLADNLKRLATGKDPKDFYPQKKWLALISTGDKYAVASRGDTQFDGAWVWRWKDWIDRRFMKKFNDLPPMEEESKLPDTAAAQNAEEASQAISAVAMRCGGCGAKVGSTVLSRALGELKPIERDDILIGLHAPDDAAVLKVPPGKAVVHTVDFFRAFIDDPYIFGKVAANHSLGDVFAMGAEAQSATAVATVPYGIESKVEDVVYQMMSGAVEVLNEAGCALVGGHTGEGKELALGFAVNGLIDPEEVMSKGGLKAGDALILTKPIGTGTLFAAHAKLAAKGRWIDSALASMVQSNKAAADCLRKFGSKACTDVTGFGLLGHLVEMTKPSGVDAELDLSAIPILPGAEETAAAGILSSLQPANIRLRRGIRDQGKWVNHARYPLIFDPQTAGGLLASVAADKAEECVRELKALGYPHTAVIGRITAQDESGPIEPISLRD
- a CDS encoding methyl-accepting chemotaxis protein, with amino-acid sequence MQLTFGQKLLTAFGILLLLVMGAFTLSGDLRLQNTTKTYVDALIDDTVQQSTSSIAEWLNTRLVMTEATAKALESAKNDEEARVVLQAITTGGGFRDVYVGRTDGYMLMKSPEANATLPSDYDPRERPWYKKAMSLGSASFTEPYQDASTNDMIISTLAPVKRGDYEGVAGADIGLGAIAETLSTVTLADTGYAALINERGTVLFHPQQALVGKNINALIGGSPDLGGAAHEYNNEEGNWEASFHPISDARGVEWYLGTFVNADKINAPVQSARMTGLIMAVIGLIVSLVILHLGIKVLMAPVRRLNKAMGDIGSGDADLTQRLDDSAKDEFGELARSFNRFVENIQNVVRDVQQGSAELGQNVSSLRDTASTSRSSVESQQVEIDMVATAINEMSAAAGEIAQNAQQTADAANTADGDSRASLETVAASRDAVQKLSREVNAAAEVIDTLGKDVASITTVLEVIQGIAEQTNLLALNAAIEAARAGEAGRGFAVVADEVRNLAQRTQSSTEEINNMIERLQKGANDAVDVMKASTAVSSVSMEKAQDAMEALNRIAEAITSISQMTSQIATASEEQTSVTEELNSSITRIADQGQEAAAAATENDVYSGQIESIGKALNQNVSRFRV
- a CDS encoding ABC transporter substrate-binding protein, with the protein product MPKLAIFLALLGLCLEVAPIAASTSTSGITGAASRDYVLWYRNYDSPAIRALVELALEKTPEYGDSRVIRSEELSQGRVLRELADGQSRLVDIANVATSAEREEFLTAIPFPVDGGLLGFRVCVVLPQSLPKFADIKNLDDFRASQIWIGQGSHWPDTPVLEANGIPVVTHSRYEILFGMLRNERFDCFARGVSEVLYDLEMEQDPNLVIEPNLLIAYPMPSYLFVGPDDQETAHRLQLGIERAIHDGSFSEFLKRYYSRAVKELNLSQRRVIALENPYLSEESRYIGRSTLENLRRRLEILSR
- a CDS encoding helix-hairpin-helix domain-containing protein; this translates as MAKKAKQNVDKIVKKVNKEFEKTSAQIEGLVNDALKQFDSLQNQVQEPVRKLLKEIDELRDREMKRFHEEFERRLDEFHELQSSILERLGVASKEAGKEVKKLTDEVSKEAGSAAKKAAPKKAAKPAAKAKAAASKPAAKKPAAKKPAARKAPAAKAAKPVDKSDLTLVKGIGPATAKKMKDAGITSIDQIANPSAADQEKLKAFSNVKGYSQFTAEAKKIS